GCACGCGCCCGCCCACCCGCTCGCGCCCTTCGAGCACGAGCACGTCGAGCCCGTTGTCGGCGAGCAGCATGGCGCAGCGAAGGCCGCTCAGCCCGGCGCCGATCACCACCACCTCGGCTCTTTCGGGAAGGCGCGCGCGGCCCAGCAGCGCAGGGGCGGCGCGCAAGGCGCCCGCGCCCGCGAGCAATGCCCCCGCCGTCGCGCGCAACACGCCGCGGCGCGCCAGCGCGCGACCCTGAAACGGGCGGATCGGTGCGCGGCTCAAGAGGCTTCTCTCCGCCCGGTGGCGCGGCGGATCGCGCGGCGAATGCGCGGATAGGTCCCGCAGCGGCAGACATTGGTTATCTGCTCGTCGATGGTCCTGTCGTCAGGGTCGGGATCGCGCGAGAGCAGGGCACTGGCCGCCATGATCATGCCGGGCTGGCAGAAGCCGCACTGGGGCACCCGTTCCGCCAGCCAGGCCTCCTGCACCGGGTGCATGCTCTCCGGCCCCGGTCTCGTGCCCGCCAGCCCCTCGATCGTGGTCACGCTCTCGCTGGTGAGCGCGCCGAGCGGCATGACGCAGGCGCGTACCGCCTCGCCGTCGATGTGTACGGTGCACGCGCCGCACACGCCGATGCCGCAGCCGAACTTGGTGCCCTTGAGGCCGAGCGCATCGCGCAGCACCCACAGCAGCGGTGTTTCCGGCGCGGCTTCGACTTCGTGCAGACGGTCGTTCACCTTGATGACGCGTTTGCTCATGCGCGCAGCTCCATGGCGAGATTGACGAGAGGCAGGCGGCGGAGGCGGCGTCCGCTCGCCTGCGCGATGGCACTGGCGAGCGCCGGGGCGACGCCGGGGACCCCGGCTTCGCCGACACCTGCCATCGCAGCCCCGCTGTCGAGCAGGTGGACTGCGATCGGCGGGCAATGTTCCATCAGGACCACAGGGTAGTCGGCATAGCTGGCCTGCTCGATCTGCCCGCCGCTCAGCGTGATCTCGCCGAACAGCGCTGCCGAAAGACCATAGACGATGCCGCCCTCGATCTGCGCCTTGACCGTGTCGGGCTCGATTGCGGTGCCGCAGTCGAATACGCAGGTGATCGCATCGAGTTGCAGGCGCGGGGCTGGGCCGTCCTCGTTGCCAACCTGCTGGGCGATGCTGGCCTCGATTACCCACGCAGCCCTTGCGCCCCAGCCGCAACCCAGCGCCACGCCGCGGCCACGGCCCGGACCGGGCGGCGTGTCCCAGTCCGATTTCGCGCGCACTGCCTCGAGCACGGCGACGGCACGCGGATCGTGCGCTGCGAGTTGCAGGCGATAGTCGAGCGGATCGCGGCCCAGCTTCGCGGCGATTTCGTCGATCGCGCTTTCGGTGAAGAACAGGTTGTGCGAGGCGCTGACCGAGCGCCAGTAGCCGGTGGTCAGCGGGGTCGTGATCTCGTGGTGCTCGATGCGCCGCTCGTCGATGGCATAGCACGAGGGCACGAGATCGCTCGCAACCGAGGCATCGGCGCGCCCGGCAACGCGGTAGTCCTTCATGGTGGTGAGCGACTGGCCCGAGATGCGCGCGCGCATGGCGCGGATGCGGCCGTCGGCATCGATCCCGGCGCGCGTCCGGGCCATGAAGGCGGGACGATAGCAGTCGTGTCGGGTGTCCTCCTCGCGCGGCCAGACCAGCATGACAGGCCGCCCGCGCATGGTCATCGCCAGCTGCACCGACTGGATCACGAAGTCGGGCTCGAACTTGCGCCCGAAGCCACCGCCCAGGAACGTGCGGTGGACGGTGATCCGTTCGGGCGCGATCCCGGTCGCCTCGGCCACCTTGGGCGCGACGGTGTTGCCCGCCTGCGTCGGGGCCCAGATCTCGCAGCGCCCATCGGCCCACAGCGCGGTCGAGCACAATGTCTCCATCGTCGCGTGAGCGAGGTAGGGCACTTCGTAGTCCGCCTCGAAGGTCACGGCTGCGCCAGCGACGATCTCGTCGATCCGGGCGCGTTCGGCGCCGGGAGTACGCGTCCCCGCGGTGTCGGTGACGGGGAAGGGCAGGAACCCGGCCTCGTCCTCCAGACCTTCGCGCAGCATCGTGCGCACCTGTGCGGTGTCGAGCCTGCCGCCCTGCGCGCTGGTGAGTTCGAGCAGGTTGGCGGCCTGCTCGGCCTGCCAGTAGCTCTCGGCGATCACCGCGACCGCGTTATCGAGCGCGACCACGCGGTGCACACCTGGCGCGCCGAGTGCTGCCTCGTCCGCGTAGCCCTCGAGCGCGAGGCCGGTGCACGGCGAATGGCGGATCGAGGCATAGAGCATTCCGGGCAGCGAGACGTCCATGCCGAAAACCGCGCTGCCGTCGACCTTGGCAGGCAGGTCCTTGCGCGGGAAATCGCGTCCGAGCAGTTCGTGCTCGGCGCTGGACTTGAGCGGCGGGTCCTGCGGTACGGGCAACTGCGCGGCGGCGGCGGCCATGGCGCCAAAGGGCAGGCTTTCGCCGCTTGCGCGATGGAGCCTGCCGTTTTTCGCCGTGACGCTGGCAGGCTCGACGTTCCAGTGCCGGGCGGCGGCTTCGACGAGCACGGCCCGCGTTGCGGCGCCGATCCTGCGCAACATCGCGTAGTAGCTGACGACCGCGTCGCTGTTGGCGCTGCGCTGCTTGTTGGCGGGGTTGTTGAAGCGCGCATCCGCGCCCGACAGGCGGACCTCGACCCGGTCCCAGTCGGCGCAAAGCTCCTCGGCGATGATCTTGGGCAGCGAATTGACCACGCCCTGTCCCATCTCGGCGCCGGGCGAGGTGATGATCACCCGGTCGTCGGCGGTGATCGTGACGAAGGCGTTGAAGGCTTCGGTATGTGCTGCATCGCTGGTCGCACCAAGCGCGCGCGCACCGATCAGGCCCGACGCGCCGGCTCCGATGACGAGGCCTGCCGCGCCTTTCAGGAGGGTACGGCGGGTGAGCGCATCGAGTGAGATCGTGGAAGGCATGAGCGGTCGCGGTGTCCCTGCAGCGAATCTGGCCAGGGGCCCATGATGTATCTATAAAGATACAAATACAAGCGCAGCGACCGCGCCTCGCCGTTCAGCCCGGCGCTGTGTGCCCGAATGCCGGGCGCGGCAGGCTCGCGATGGCGGCGCTGCTCGCTGCCATCAGTGCAAGCGTGAGCACGAGGAAGGCATCGTAACTGCCGGTCGCGTCGTAGACCGCGGCTGCGGCCAGAGGGCCGAGCGCGGTGCCGACCGAAAGCGCGACGAGCAGGCCGCCATAGAGCGCGCCGAAGGCCTTGAGCCCGAAGTGGCGCGTGGCGAGATAGACGATCACGTCGACTTCGGCGCCGAGCGTCAGCCCGACCAGCACGGCGACCGCCGCCGCACCCTTGGCGCCCGCAAGCAGCAGGACGAGGCTCGATACCACCGGCAGCAGGAAGATTGCCGCGCCGACCCGCGAGGCGGGAAAGCGGTCGAGCAGGAAGCCGGTGGCGAGCCGCCCGGCGATGGAGAACAGGCCGATGATCGAGGCCATTCCTGCCGCTTGCGCGGTGCCAAGGCCGGCATCGGTAAGGATCGGCACGAAGTGGACGACGAGCGCGAGGATGGTGAAGGTGAACAGCAGGCTCGCCAGCATCAGCCGCAGGTAGATCGACGAGGCGAGGCCCTCGCGAAAGCTCATGCCTTCGATGGCGGGCGCGCTGGTGTCCGGCTCAGGTGTCCCGTCACGCTCGGTGCGCCGGGTGTCGTTCGCGCCGCGGAACAGGACGAGGATCACCGGCCATGCCACCAGTCCCCAGATCAGCGCCTGCCACGCCATCGCGCTTTGCCAGCCATGCGCGGCGATGAGCTTCGCGCCGAGCCAGGGGAACAGCGCGGCCGCTACCGATGCCCCGCACAAGGTGAGCGCAAAGGCGAGGCCACGGGCATGGGCGAAACGGCTCGCGACCGCGGCGGTCCAGATGGTTGCCTGCACGGGGAGCGTCGCCATGGCCATGACCACCCACAGCGCATACCATTGCCAGGCGCTGCCATCGGCGGTGCCGAGCAGCGCGAAGGCGGCGCAGGTCAGCGGCACGCCGATGACGCCGAGCACGCGCGGGCCGACCTTGTCGACCAACATGCCGATCGGCACCCCGAAGAGCGCCTGGATCAGCGTGGCGATGGTCAGCCCGAAGGTCGTCGTGACGCGGGTCCAGCCGAACCCTTGCGCAATCGGCTCGATGTAGACGCCAAGGCCATAGATGTGGATGACGCTGGTTGCATAGCCCAGCGCGCCCGCAAGCGGCACGCCCCAATGGGCTTTCCACTCGGCACGGGCCGTCGACTGCACGCGCGCGCCGGCGGGTCTAGCGGACGGCATGGGCGGCCTTCTCGCGGCCCTCCTTGGCCATCTCGAAGCTCGAGCCCAGGTGCGTGAGGTAGCCGTTGAGGCCAAGGTTGCGGTACGTAGCCGGGTCGCTGATCTCGTCGATGCGCGCGGCGACCTGTTCCATCGTCCACTCGGGCTGGAATACGCCCTGGGTCTCGAGCATGTCGATGCGCGCCATGCGCCCGCCGATCGCGACCAGTGCCTCGCCCGAGAGCGGGCAGTCCTCGTGCGCCAGCCAGCCTACCATCGGCGCCACCAGTTCGGGACCGAGCGGCGGGTACTGCGAGGTATCGAGCCCGTCGGCCATGCGGGTCATCGCGCCGGGGAGGATGAGATTGGAGCGCACGTTGTGTGCCTCGCCCTCGAGCGCGATCACGTTCGAGAGCCCGATCATCGCCGATTTCGAGACGGCGTAGTTCACGCAGGCCTTGTTGCCGTAGAAGCCGCCGATCGAGGATGTCAGCACCACCCGTCCGAAGCCCTGCGCCTTCATCTGCGGGAAGGCCGCGCGCACGAGATAGAAGGCCCCCATCAGGTGCACGTCGAGCACGGAGTGGAAGTCGGCGATGCTGATTTCGTCGAGCGTGCCGTAGCGCACGTTGCCGGCATTGTGGATCAGCACGTCGACGCGCCCGAAGCTCTCGAGTGCGGTCGCGACGATGGCCGCCGCACCCTCGGGACTGGCGACCGAATCGACACTGGCGACGGCCTCGCCGCCCGCATCGCGGATCTCGCGCACGACTTGCGCAGCGGGCCCTTCGTCCGCACCTTCGCCGAGGATCGCGCTGCCGTTGTCGTTGACCACGACCTTCGCACCGCGGCTCGCGAGCAGCAGTGCATAGGCCCGCCCCAGCCCGCGCCCGGCGCCGCTGATCACGGCCACGCGGCCATCGAAGCGCAATTCGTCCATCGTCCTCTCCTCGGCTTTTCGCCGGTTAGCTAGGCGTGTGCGGCGAGCCCATGCAACGCGCGCGCGCCGCTTTCGCCGGGGCGATGGAAGGCGGCGATCCTTGTCGCGCCGTGCCTGCCGGGCGCAAGCTCACAGGCATGGCGAAGGATAGCGACATGACCACCCAACCCGATCTCGAAAAGCCCGTGCTGGTTCCGGCCGAGGCTTACGTCTCTCCCGAATACGCGCGCGCCGAGCAGGAACGGTTGTGGCGCAAGGTCTGGCTTCAGGCCGGGCGGATCGAGGACATCCCCGAGACCGGCGACTACATCACTTACGACATCGGGCCCGACACCGTGCTGATCACCCGCACCGGGCCCGACAGCGTGACCGCGCGCCACAACGTGTGCCCGCACCGCGGTCGCCGCCTCGTCGATACTCCGCCCGGTGCGCGCAATGCCCATGGCCATGCGCGCGGCTTCACCTGCGGCTACCATGGCTGGAGCTTCGCGCTTGACGGCACCAACACGCACGTCCCGCATGAAGAGGACTGGCAGGGATCGCTGTGCGCCGGGCGTGCCGATCTAACGCCGGTGCGCGTGGGCCTGTGGGGCGGATGGATCTGGATCTCGCTCGATCCCGATGGCGAGAGCCTGGAAGACTACCTCGGCGTGATCCCCGAGATGCTCGATCCCTATCGCCTGCAGGACATGCGCGCGCGCTGGCGCAAGTGGATCGTGTTCGAATGCAACTGGAAGGTGGCGATGGAGGCGTTCTGTGAGACCTACCACGTCGCCACCACGCATCCCGAGTTCAACGCCTTCGGCCAGTTCCGGGGCTGGGCACGCAACAAGGGACTGCACTCGCACATCGGCTACGAGGCGGCCAAGGACCGCGAGGAGGACGCGGGCAAGCTGCGCGTGGGCACTGGGGATGCGCGTATCTCTACCGCGCAGATGCAGCGCTTCACCTG
This sequence is a window from Novosphingobium aureum. Protein-coding genes within it:
- a CDS encoding (2Fe-2S)-binding protein, whose product is MSKRVIKVNDRLHEVEAAPETPLLWVLRDALGLKGTKFGCGIGVCGACTVHIDGEAVRACVMPLGALTSESVTTIEGLAGTRPGPESMHPVQEAWLAERVPQCGFCQPGMIMAASALLSRDPDPDDRTIDEQITNVCRCGTYPRIRRAIRRATGRREAS
- a CDS encoding xanthine dehydrogenase family protein molybdopterin-binding subunit; the encoded protein is MPSTISLDALTRRTLLKGAAGLVIGAGASGLIGARALGATSDAAHTEAFNAFVTITADDRVIITSPGAEMGQGVVNSLPKIIAEELCADWDRVEVRLSGADARFNNPANKQRSANSDAVVSYYAMLRRIGAATRAVLVEAAARHWNVEPASVTAKNGRLHRASGESLPFGAMAAAAAQLPVPQDPPLKSSAEHELLGRDFPRKDLPAKVDGSAVFGMDVSLPGMLYASIRHSPCTGLALEGYADEAALGAPGVHRVVALDNAVAVIAESYWQAEQAANLLELTSAQGGRLDTAQVRTMLREGLEDEAGFLPFPVTDTAGTRTPGAERARIDEIVAGAAVTFEADYEVPYLAHATMETLCSTALWADGRCEIWAPTQAGNTVAPKVAEATGIAPERITVHRTFLGGGFGRKFEPDFVIQSVQLAMTMRGRPVMLVWPREEDTRHDCYRPAFMARTRAGIDADGRIRAMRARISGQSLTTMKDYRVAGRADASVASDLVPSCYAIDERRIEHHEITTPLTTGYWRSVSASHNLFFTESAIDEIAAKLGRDPLDYRLQLAAHDPRAVAVLEAVRAKSDWDTPPGPGRGRGVALGCGWGARAAWVIEASIAQQVGNEDGPAPRLQLDAITCVFDCGTAIEPDTVKAQIEGGIVYGLSAALFGEITLSGGQIEQASYADYPVVLMEHCPPIAVHLLDSGAAMAGVGEAGVPGVAPALASAIAQASGRRLRRLPLVNLAMELRA
- a CDS encoding MFS transporter, producing the protein MPSARPAGARVQSTARAEWKAHWGVPLAGALGYATSVIHIYGLGVYIEPIAQGFGWTRVTTTFGLTIATLIQALFGVPIGMLVDKVGPRVLGVIGVPLTCAAFALLGTADGSAWQWYALWVVMAMATLPVQATIWTAAVASRFAHARGLAFALTLCGASVAAALFPWLGAKLIAAHGWQSAMAWQALIWGLVAWPVILVLFRGANDTRRTERDGTPEPDTSAPAIEGMSFREGLASSIYLRLMLASLLFTFTILALVVHFVPILTDAGLGTAQAAGMASIIGLFSIAGRLATGFLLDRFPASRVGAAIFLLPVVSSLVLLLAGAKGAAAVAVLVGLTLGAEVDVIVYLATRHFGLKAFGALYGGLLVALSVGTALGPLAAAAVYDATGSYDAFLVLTLALMAASSAAIASLPRPAFGHTAPG
- a CDS encoding SDR family NAD(P)-dependent oxidoreductase; protein product: MDELRFDGRVAVISGAGRGLGRAYALLLASRGAKVVVNDNGSAILGEGADEGPAAQVVREIRDAGGEAVASVDSVASPEGAAAIVATALESFGRVDVLIHNAGNVRYGTLDEISIADFHSVLDVHLMGAFYLVRAAFPQMKAQGFGRVVLTSSIGGFYGNKACVNYAVSKSAMIGLSNVIALEGEAHNVRSNLILPGAMTRMADGLDTSQYPPLGPELVAPMVGWLAHEDCPLSGEALVAIGGRMARIDMLETQGVFQPEWTMEQVAARIDEISDPATYRNLGLNGYLTHLGSSFEMAKEGREKAAHAVR
- a CDS encoding aromatic ring-hydroxylating oxygenase subunit alpha, giving the protein MTTQPDLEKPVLVPAEAYVSPEYARAEQERLWRKVWLQAGRIEDIPETGDYITYDIGPDTVLITRTGPDSVTARHNVCPHRGRRLVDTPPGARNAHGHARGFTCGYHGWSFALDGTNTHVPHEEDWQGSLCAGRADLTPVRVGLWGGWIWISLDPDGESLEDYLGVIPEMLDPYRLQDMRARWRKWIVFECNWKVAMEAFCETYHVATTHPEFNAFGQFRGWARNKGLHSHIGYEAAKDREEDAGKLRVGTGDARISTAQMQRFTWENANTNTTMTMVRAAERLAEELPEGTEPAQVSAHWIKASREADAARGVNWPVVAPAHTAQAGTAWQVFPNFQIGQAVNNMLCYAARPYGTDPDKCIFEAAVYELYPEGEAPETEWTYTQPHEWPPVLQQDFGNMAAVQQGMKSAGFRGAQPNPYMERAVASLHANLARYMQAGMPEQQG